In one window of Desulforhabdus amnigena DNA:
- a CDS encoding glycosyltransferase encodes MVTVVIPTYNRSRFVREAVASVLAQREVSMEVIVVDDGSTDDTASVLQAFGGAIVSVFQAHRGVSAARNRGIQMAGGEWIAFLDSDDLWLPGKLKAQLDFFSQNPGIRICQTEEIWMRNGKRLNPKKHHRKPQGHAFPLLLERCLVSPSAVVIHRELFQEVGTFDESLPACEDYDLWLRIGYRYPLGLLDDSLIVKRGGHADQLSFSVEALDIYRIRSLVNLLQREPLNAEQRCLAFRALENKCRIYATGCRKRGKMEEAESVLSLPRRLSLELDSLGSA; translated from the coding sequence ATGGTGACGGTCGTTATTCCCACATATAATCGCAGCCGGTTCGTCCGGGAGGCCGTGGCCTCGGTCCTTGCTCAGAGAGAGGTTTCCATGGAAGTGATCGTGGTGGATGACGGGTCCACGGATGATACCGCTTCTGTGCTGCAGGCTTTCGGCGGAGCCATCGTTTCGGTTTTTCAAGCCCACCGCGGGGTGAGCGCTGCGCGAAACAGGGGCATTCAGATGGCCGGTGGCGAATGGATCGCTTTCCTCGATTCGGATGACCTCTGGCTGCCCGGAAAGCTCAAGGCGCAGCTCGATTTTTTTTCTCAAAATCCCGGGATCCGCATCTGCCAGACGGAAGAAATCTGGATGCGGAATGGGAAGCGCCTGAATCCCAAAAAGCACCATCGGAAACCTCAGGGGCACGCTTTCCCCCTCCTTTTGGAACGTTGCCTCGTAAGCCCTTCGGCTGTTGTCATCCACCGTGAGCTGTTTCAGGAAGTCGGGACATTCGATGAATCTCTACCCGCATGCGAGGATTACGACCTCTGGCTGCGCATCGGGTACCGTTATCCTCTCGGTCTCCTTGATGATTCCCTCATCGTCAAACGGGGAGGGCATGCCGATCAGCTTTCCTTTTCCGTCGAAGCGTTGGATATCTACCGCATCAGGTCGCTGGTCAACCTGCTTCAACGGGAGCCCTTGAATGCGGAGCAGCGGTGCCTCGCTTTCCGTGCTCTCGAGAACAAATGCCGTATTTATGCGACAGGTTGCAGGAAGCGAGGAAAAATGGAGGAAGCGGAATCGGTTCTGTCGCTTCCTCGCAGACTCTCTTTGGAATTGGATAGCCTTGGAAGTGCATAA
- the ispH gene encoding 4-hydroxy-3-methylbut-2-enyl diphosphate reductase — translation MQVIVARTAGFCKGVRKALEVTLEAIQKRKDGESICTYGPLIHNKQVLAMLEEKGIREENHIENCANKHVVIRAHGIPPQERQELHRLGATLLNATCTRVARVHGVIKRHARRGYHTVITGDADHAEVIGLMGYTDGRGVVISKPEQVEALPADWDKVLLVAQTTQNEEIFNEIQDRFLKRYPNGIVKNTICGSTHERQAEVRELCSQVDAMVIVGGHHSGNTVRLAEIARESGVPTFHIETEAELDRLEMARYSRVGVSAGASTPNWIIRDVVRFLESIQPQNFDFKHKIKTILNLLVYGNFFVALGAALLPSIAHSLTGLSGSLAESSGMAACYAFAIHSLNIYLDRNAIQLNDPGRAAFYHRWRYAFTGLSIAATMVSLWLALNIGILTFLAMTVFVLLGVLYAVPLILPARWQNLSALKIKDIPTSKTFSVPIAWACVTVLLPHLPDLFRSFSVLIYAFWVVFLLVLARTALLDLLAVQGDRLVGKETLVVLVGEEKTKRFIMAVLGLLCLSLLVGSATGVAHSFALLMVFLVGVYVWYLGASYRNPLKEDPTHEALIESGVMGIGMLSLLWNAVVGI, via the coding sequence ATGCAAGTGATTGTAGCCAGAACGGCGGGTTTTTGTAAGGGGGTGCGGAAAGCTCTGGAGGTGACTCTGGAGGCCATTCAGAAACGTAAGGACGGAGAGAGCATCTGTACCTACGGTCCTCTCATCCACAACAAACAGGTTCTGGCCATGCTGGAGGAAAAGGGAATCCGGGAGGAAAACCACATTGAAAATTGCGCCAACAAACACGTGGTCATACGGGCTCATGGAATTCCGCCTCAGGAACGGCAGGAGCTGCACCGCCTGGGAGCGACTCTTCTCAATGCGACCTGCACACGTGTGGCAAGAGTCCACGGAGTCATCAAACGGCATGCGCGCAGGGGATATCATACGGTCATCACCGGAGATGCGGATCATGCGGAAGTCATCGGCCTGATGGGATACACAGATGGCCGGGGTGTCGTGATCAGCAAGCCCGAACAGGTGGAAGCGCTCCCTGCGGATTGGGATAAGGTGCTCCTGGTGGCCCAGACGACTCAAAACGAAGAGATATTCAATGAAATTCAGGACCGTTTTCTCAAACGCTATCCCAATGGAATCGTCAAAAATACCATCTGCGGGTCAACTCATGAGAGGCAGGCAGAGGTAAGGGAACTCTGCTCCCAGGTGGATGCGATGGTTATCGTTGGGGGGCACCACAGCGGCAACACCGTGAGGCTGGCTGAGATCGCCCGAGAGAGCGGCGTGCCCACCTTCCACATCGAAACGGAAGCCGAACTCGATAGGCTGGAGATGGCCCGTTATTCCCGCGTGGGTGTTTCGGCGGGCGCTTCCACGCCCAACTGGATCATACGGGATGTGGTTCGATTTCTGGAATCCATCCAGCCACAAAATTTTGATTTTAAACATAAAATCAAAACGATACTGAACCTTCTGGTGTACGGCAATTTTTTTGTTGCCCTGGGGGCGGCCTTGCTCCCTTCCATTGCTCACTCCTTGACGGGGCTTTCCGGATCTCTTGCCGAGAGCAGCGGAATGGCGGCTTGTTATGCCTTTGCCATTCACTCACTGAATATTTATCTGGATCGCAATGCCATTCAGCTCAATGACCCGGGACGCGCCGCTTTCTACCACAGATGGCGGTATGCATTCACCGGCCTGAGCATTGCCGCCACCATGGTTTCCCTGTGGCTGGCTCTGAACATCGGGATTCTGACTTTCCTGGCCATGACGGTTTTCGTGCTGCTGGGAGTCCTTTATGCCGTACCCCTGATTTTGCCTGCTCGGTGGCAGAATCTATCCGCTCTCAAAATCAAGGATATTCCCACTTCAAAGACTTTTTCCGTTCCCATAGCGTGGGCCTGTGTTACGGTGCTCCTCCCGCATCTGCCGGACCTTTTCCGGTCGTTTTCCGTTCTGATCTATGCTTTTTGGGTCGTTTTTCTCCTGGTGCTGGCCAGAACGGCTCTCCTCGACCTGCTTGCCGTGCAGGGAGACCGTCTCGTAGGGAAGGAGACGCTGGTGGTCCTGGTGGGGGAAGAGAAGACCAAGCGTTTCATCATGGCAGTGCTCGGACTCCTCTGCCTTTCTCTGCTGGTGGGATCTGCAACCGGCGTAGCGCATTCTTTCGCTCTTTTAATGGTTTTTCTCGTGGGAGTTTATGTCTGGTACCTGGGAGCGTCCTACAGAAATCCTTTGAAAGAAGACCCAACCCATGAGGCATTGATCGAATCGGGTGTGATGGGAATAGGAATGCTGTCACTGCTCTGGAATGCTGTTGTGGGGATTTAG
- the dusB gene encoding tRNA dihydrouridine synthase DusB, which translates to MQSNSNGFQPSPLRIGNVVVDPPLILAPMAGVTDKVYRHLMAQHGAGMVMTEMVSIQGLVREQPATWELCNQDPPVKVPLSVQLFGRDASVMAEAARRLEGKGVALLDINAGCPVKKVARQGAGASLMKDPDHLAFMVEETRKAVSIPVTVKVRLGWDERSTNVVEVAKRLASAGVDAITVHGRTAVQFYGGKADWSWIQKVKAAVDIPVIGNGDITSPFLADEMFRQTGCDAIMIGRATQGNPWLLGVIASRWGYAVNGDLLPGWTQFLETVMAHVAAFREKRPKSAGHFKKLLLWYSKGCPDSARLRGHLSHLDRQDEMMEVFLRWVQDLMEREAPFLSFKVPEVETADC; encoded by the coding sequence ATGCAATCGAATTCTAACGGATTTCAGCCTTCGCCTCTCCGGATCGGCAATGTGGTCGTGGACCCTCCCTTGATCCTGGCGCCCATGGCGGGTGTGACGGATAAGGTCTATCGCCACCTCATGGCGCAACATGGCGCGGGCATGGTCATGACGGAAATGGTCAGCATTCAGGGGTTAGTGCGGGAGCAGCCCGCCACATGGGAGCTTTGCAATCAGGACCCCCCTGTGAAAGTGCCTCTTTCCGTTCAGCTTTTCGGCCGGGATGCTTCGGTGATGGCGGAGGCGGCAAGACGGCTGGAAGGAAAGGGTGTGGCTCTGCTCGATATCAATGCCGGCTGTCCCGTCAAGAAGGTTGCCAGGCAGGGTGCCGGAGCGAGCCTCATGAAAGACCCCGATCACCTGGCTTTTATGGTGGAAGAGACCAGGAAGGCGGTTTCGATTCCCGTAACGGTGAAAGTCCGTCTGGGTTGGGACGAACGTTCCACAAACGTTGTAGAAGTGGCAAAGCGTCTCGCTTCGGCGGGAGTGGACGCCATTACCGTTCATGGCCGCACCGCCGTTCAGTTTTATGGAGGCAAGGCGGATTGGAGCTGGATTCAGAAGGTCAAGGCGGCTGTGGATATTCCCGTCATTGGAAACGGAGACATCACCAGCCCCTTTCTGGCGGATGAAATGTTTCGGCAAACGGGATGCGACGCCATCATGATCGGCAGGGCAACTCAGGGAAATCCCTGGCTTCTCGGGGTCATCGCCTCCCGTTGGGGATATGCGGTAAACGGGGATCTTCTGCCGGGATGGACGCAATTCCTTGAAACGGTCATGGCTCATGTGGCGGCTTTCAGGGAAAAGAGGCCGAAATCAGCCGGCCATTTCAAGAAGCTGCTCCTCTGGTATTCCAAGGGTTGCCCCGATTCTGCAAGACTCCGCGGCCACTTGTCGCACCTGGACCGGCAGGATGAAATGATGGAAGTATTCCTTCGCTGGGTTCAGGATCTGATGGAGAGGGAGGCGCCTTTCCTGTCGTTCAAAGTCCCCGAGGTGGAGACTGCCGATTGTTGA
- a CDS encoding phosphorylase family protein, with product MNSSDTIGLAILGAVHMEMEPFFQLFGSYRTHRLCGESFRLGEWAGRFLIMGTTGIGKVNAAVTTAALLERFAVNTVVNVGCAGAYSEGPLRVGDVLVTQNALCGDEGILTTDGIHSSREMGFPLLLQGEETFYDAFPMDRAPLFHRVHEEMPEGLYRMNGQPLPGRDSIKDQGHGGRCLHESCSGVSDSCLPAASCLEPSSSKEGRKEKCFRLVYGPSLTVGMVSGDAEVAHARFSRYEAFAENMEGSAVAQTCFRFDVPVMECRGISNMAGDRDKKNWELGKAMFHCRSIVLNWLRII from the coding sequence ATGAATTCCTCTGATACGATCGGTCTTGCCATACTGGGTGCCGTTCACATGGAGATGGAACCCTTTTTCCAGCTTTTCGGTTCATATCGAACGCATCGATTGTGCGGAGAATCTTTTCGGCTGGGCGAATGGGCGGGCCGCTTCCTCATAATGGGAACAACGGGAATCGGAAAGGTGAATGCGGCCGTCACAACCGCTGCACTTCTGGAACGTTTTGCCGTAAATACCGTCGTCAATGTTGGATGCGCGGGAGCCTACTCTGAAGGGCCGTTGCGGGTGGGAGACGTCCTGGTGACGCAGAATGCCCTCTGCGGAGATGAGGGCATTCTCACTACAGACGGCATTCATTCCTCGAGGGAGATGGGATTTCCCCTGTTGCTCCAGGGGGAAGAAACATTCTACGATGCCTTTCCTATGGATCGTGCCCCCTTGTTTCATAGAGTTCACGAGGAGATGCCTGAAGGGCTGTATCGAATGAACGGTCAGCCTCTTCCCGGACGTGATTCAATAAAAGATCAGGGACATGGCGGTAGATGCCTCCATGAGAGTTGTTCCGGGGTATCGGATTCCTGCCTGCCTGCCGCTTCTTGCTTGGAGCCGTCGTCCTCTAAGGAAGGCCGGAAAGAAAAATGCTTCCGCCTTGTATACGGCCCCAGCCTCACGGTGGGAATGGTGAGCGGCGATGCAGAGGTTGCGCATGCCCGCTTTTCACGGTATGAAGCATTTGCCGAAAATATGGAAGGCAGTGCCGTGGCGCAGACCTGTTTCCGATTCGATGTACCCGTTATGGAGTGCCGTGGAATCAGCAACATGGCGGGAGACCGGGACAAGAAAAACTGGGAACTGGGAAAAGCCATGTTTCACTGCCGCAGCATCGTTTTGAACTGGCTGCGGATCATTTAA
- a CDS encoding 1,4-dihydroxy-6-naphthoate synthase codes for MKRSLNLGYSPCPNDTYIFYALAEGRIDLAPCRFEILLADVEELNRRARQKALDITKVSIHAILRLLEDYWLLRAGGAMGRGCGPLVVAKRPTTMEELRNKTIAIPGKLTTANLLLQLQGTHRGPCVEMLFNDIMPAVAAGRVDAGVIIHEGRFTYSGLGLHLVLDLGSWWEKETGLPLPLGGIVMKRDLGHDAARFVETKIRESLLYTRTNLQEAWPYIKSHAQEMEPEIIRRHIDMFVNDFSVDVGAEGEQATRFLLEAAARQENLPMPTKGIFWDQS; via the coding sequence ATGAAACGGTCTCTAAACCTTGGATATTCACCCTGCCCCAATGACACCTACATTTTCTACGCACTGGCCGAAGGCCGGATCGATCTCGCCCCCTGCCGTTTCGAGATCCTGCTGGCCGACGTGGAGGAGCTCAACCGCCGGGCACGACAGAAGGCATTGGACATCACCAAGGTATCCATCCATGCCATCTTGCGTCTCCTGGAGGATTACTGGCTGCTGAGGGCCGGGGGAGCCATGGGACGGGGCTGCGGTCCCCTGGTGGTGGCGAAGCGGCCCACAACGATGGAGGAGCTCAGGAACAAAACCATCGCCATTCCAGGAAAGCTCACCACGGCGAATCTGCTCCTTCAACTGCAGGGAACGCACCGCGGACCCTGTGTAGAAATGCTTTTCAACGATATCATGCCTGCTGTGGCCGCGGGGCGGGTGGACGCGGGGGTCATCATTCACGAAGGCCGGTTCACCTATTCGGGCCTGGGGCTGCACCTGGTGCTGGACCTTGGAAGCTGGTGGGAAAAGGAGACGGGGCTTCCGCTTCCTCTGGGGGGAATCGTCATGAAACGAGACCTGGGGCATGACGCCGCCCGCTTCGTGGAAACAAAAATTCGTGAAAGCCTGCTTTACACCAGAACCAACCTCCAGGAAGCCTGGCCCTATATAAAAAGCCATGCTCAGGAGATGGAACCGGAAATCATTCGCAGGCACATCGATATGTTCGTCAACGATTTCAGCGTCGATGTGGGAGCGGAGGGGGAGCAGGCCACACGGTTCCTGTTGGAAGCGGCCGCCAGGCAGGAGAATCTGCCCATGCCCACCAAAGGAATTTTTTGGGATCAAAGCTGA
- a CDS encoding ABC1 kinase family protein translates to MKFSRRLSSIRGIRRFGTITRVLLKHGMGDAVERLFSVKERKTRGSEDGDILLKSGFPSPRRIRLVLEELGPSFVKLGQLMSTRADLFPPDYIEEFKKLQDHVPPIPFDDVKGVIERELKRPLDELFAEFDPQSIAAASVGQVHIARLFTGEKVAVKIIRPGIDKKIREDIQLMYNLAEKVEGSFEVGRIIGAVNLVKEFERIIFRELDMLIEAGSIEKFAGNFKEIDEIYIPKVYWDQTTKSVLVMEHIDGIKMDDVETIRAHGIDPKEVALIGLRSFSRQLMKFGFFHADPHPGNTIVMYDGRVSLVDFGITGYLDDETMRQIANLFLGYAEHDYDMIMDALQEAGLINEETMDLAAFRIDLKDVSEAFYGRSLQNISVRDVYDQVMGLVLKYHVHLPRNLMLLLKTFIQTEALGKILGSDASILEVTKPYARELLQRGIDARSMLKNMGRDARITGNYMKSVPKFVHDILRQTAKGKQRVEMQHTGFEDLGGQLEKGVNRLTVGMIIAASIIAGAMVLNSGQKILDLTIDFMGLQTLPLTALLGVLGYMVATVLGLWLVLSIFRSGKL, encoded by the coding sequence ATGAAATTTTCCAGAAGATTATCCAGTATAAGGGGAATCAGAAGATTCGGAACCATTACCCGAGTGCTCCTGAAACACGGAATGGGTGACGCGGTGGAACGCCTTTTCAGTGTGAAAGAGAGGAAAACGCGCGGCTCGGAAGATGGAGACATCCTTTTAAAATCCGGATTCCCTTCCCCCAGGCGCATTCGTCTGGTACTGGAAGAGCTGGGGCCGAGCTTTGTCAAACTGGGGCAGCTCATGAGCACGCGGGCCGATCTTTTCCCGCCCGACTACATTGAGGAATTCAAAAAACTTCAGGACCATGTTCCTCCAATCCCCTTCGACGATGTGAAGGGTGTGATCGAAAGGGAACTGAAACGCCCCCTGGACGAGCTCTTTGCCGAGTTCGATCCTCAGTCCATCGCGGCGGCTTCCGTGGGGCAGGTGCACATCGCCAGGCTCTTTACGGGGGAAAAGGTTGCGGTGAAGATCATTCGGCCTGGAATCGATAAAAAGATCCGGGAAGACATCCAGCTCATGTACAACCTGGCGGAAAAAGTCGAAGGCTCCTTTGAAGTCGGAAGAATCATTGGAGCGGTCAATCTCGTGAAGGAGTTCGAACGGATCATCTTCCGGGAGTTGGACATGCTCATCGAGGCTGGAAGCATCGAGAAATTTGCCGGCAATTTCAAAGAAATAGACGAGATTTACATCCCTAAGGTCTACTGGGATCAGACCACAAAATCCGTTCTGGTCATGGAACACATCGATGGTATCAAGATGGACGATGTGGAAACCATTCGAGCCCATGGCATCGATCCCAAAGAAGTGGCCCTCATCGGTCTGCGGTCCTTTTCGCGGCAGCTCATGAAGTTTGGATTTTTCCACGCGGACCCGCATCCCGGAAACACCATCGTCATGTACGACGGCCGCGTGAGCCTGGTTGACTTCGGAATCACCGGCTACCTGGACGACGAAACCATGCGCCAGATCGCCAACCTCTTCCTGGGTTATGCCGAACACGACTACGACATGATCATGGATGCCCTTCAGGAAGCGGGACTCATCAATGAAGAAACCATGGATCTGGCCGCTTTCCGGATCGATCTCAAGGACGTGAGTGAAGCCTTCTACGGGCGCTCCCTCCAGAACATTTCCGTGCGGGATGTCTATGACCAGGTGATGGGGCTGGTGCTCAAGTACCATGTTCATCTTCCGAGAAATCTCATGCTCCTTCTCAAGACCTTCATCCAGACGGAGGCCCTGGGAAAAATTCTCGGCAGCGATGCCAGCATTCTGGAAGTCACCAAACCCTATGCCAGGGAATTGCTCCAGCGGGGGATCGATGCCAGAAGCATGCTGAAGAACATGGGTAGAGACGCCCGTATTACGGGCAATTACATGAAATCGGTGCCCAAGTTCGTCCATGACATCCTGAGGCAGACCGCCAAAGGGAAGCAGCGGGTGGAAATGCAGCACACGGGATTTGAAGACCTGGGTGGGCAGCTGGAAAAAGGGGTGAACCGGCTGACCGTCGGCATGATCATTGCCGCATCCATCATCGCGGGGGCCATGGTTCTCAATTCCGGCCAGAAAATTCTCGATCTCACCATAGATTTCATGGGACTTCAGACCCTTCCCCTCACCGCCCTACTGGGAGTCCTGGGTTACATGGTCGCTACGGTCCTGGGGCTCTGGCTCGTCCTCTCCATTTTTCGTTCCGGGAAATTGTGA